AACAAAGGAAATTTCTCTGCTCTGCCGCCCATGTTTCTCACAATAACTTCAGGATCATTCTGCAGATGAGCTACAAACTTGGGTCATCTTTTCATATAGGAATGAATATGATATGGTTAGAAGTCATGCACACTATCATTTAGTCTTAGGAAAATTTGCATTTACTTTAAACTACGGTATTATGAAGGAAAAATCAGAAAGATGTaaagatttttacaaaatttagcCAATACAAAGggtagtaggcctacatgtatattcaccaTGAAAACCTTTCCCTCCGTTTACATAACTTCCTTTTTTGCTATTTTCATTTGCAAAGGAAATTTGCTTGTTGACAAACATCGCAGCCTCAATAAAGTAGGTCATGCCCTTCATGAACTCTCACCTCCATTCAAGAGGGTATCCTGTTCCAAGAAAGTACAGGTAATATAAATGCTTTCATACCTCTCTCGTCAAGAAAATTGTTGTGATGTTTATGAGAACTCTATCAGGCCCCACAAACACTTTGCATTCACATTTACGCAAACTATGTGAAGTTCTTATACTTTATTAGCATGCAAAAAGATGTTTTCATATCTCTTGGATAAATGTTCTTGTATCTAATTAAGGAAGTTACTTCCTAATTTTCCTATAGGAATTTTACAAGCGCTTGTACTTTTCTGTTCACATTTGCATTGTACCGTGAAGGAGAACAGTAGTGAAAAAAGTGCCAAGCATTTTTCTTGGTAAGATAGGTGTGAAGTTGCCCCATGACAGGCTCATCTGCCGAGTGCCGACAGTTGTGGAGGGTGTTAAATGATACCATTTTGGATTCTGATTGAAAAGAATTATGTGAACACATCCATGTCATGAATGATAAATCTCATCAGGTATAATTTTGTGACTTTTATAAAGTAAATTTAATATCCTGACAGAAAACCATAGGCATGATAATCATTTAAAGCTTGTGTGAtacttacataattatataattttacTTATCAAATATTATATATGCATCTCATCTCTACAGGATATAGCAAGAAATCTTGACTTCAAGAAGCCTGTCATTGTTCAGAGCATGTATATCTTCAAACCCCCACACTTTGGAGGAGAAGGTAATACAACTCTTTATACTATTTCCACACTTCAGGTGCGGTCCACGGACAGGGTTTGTGGCCGCATTTGCATCATTTTTTGGTACAAGGACCGTGTTAGGGATTTGGGAATTTATGCAAAATAGCTCAAGCAAAGTATGACAGAAGTCCAGGGTTTTCCATCACTACTCTGCCTTGGTCTTTACCTTTATCCGTATCAAGGTCATCAACATCATGTTTGCCCTTGTAATCTCTATATTTTGAGTTCAATTTAATGGTAATATTCTATATTTGGAATACTTTAGAAAATCTGATGATTTTCCATTATCCTACCACTTATTTCAGGAAAGTAACTGGTGGGTGATATGGGTCCTTTTTTAGTTCTTTAATATTTGTGGGGTTCATATTAGATATTTGAGCAGGTATATATAGTAAGCCCCATCAGTCATGATGTGGAACAATATTGGCCCTATTTTGGCACCTTGAGGAACACCAGCAACAATCAATTCTTTGTCAGTTCTGCATTTAGCATCATGGTCTTTCTTCTAAACTGCTCTTCTTTACTTTCTTCCAGTCACGGCCCATCAGGATGGTATATTCCTCCACACCGATCCCCTCAAACTGATTGGTTACTGGATAGCGTTAGAAAATGCGGAGATAGATAATGGTTGCCTCTACTTCATCCCGGGCTCCCATTCACGTAAGCAATCCTTATAATAATgaggatgttgatgatgatgatgatgatgagtgatgatgatgctgatgatggcgaatacgatgatggtgatgacgacgaagatgatgattacgatgatgatgctcataatgacaatgaagatgacgatgatgatgattacgatgacAATAGgtcacaatgatgatgatggtgacgatgataatgataattattttttaacctcTTACAAGCTGTGTCTCAGTGGGCCAGGAATAATGAAACAAGTTATTATCTTTTGGgatttgtaaagaaaagatAGGTAATGTGAGcatttatatatacttttttatatatatgggGGATTCCACAAGAATTTCTATGACATATTATATGATCACTCCACCTATCTCTTTTGAGAGATATTGTgacttttcattcaaaattaatcaaaacttattaaagttttcaaacaaacgacttctttcttttccccccACAGGAGACATAAAAACAAGGATGGTTATGGATGCAGATGGCGGTGCCACAGTTTTCCAAGGTGAACCTTATCCCATGAGGGTACCCGATGAGGATTTCATTCCAGTTCCTGTCAAAGCAGGTAGAGATGGTTTTTGGTTACT
Above is a window of Lytechinus pictus isolate F3 Inbred chromosome 15, Lp3.0, whole genome shotgun sequence DNA encoding:
- the LOC129278258 gene encoding phytanoyl-CoA dioxygenase domain-containing protein 1-like isoform X1: MHCTALPQFEKDGFLVVENFLTKEEVESLKSECHDIVQKMDPKQHAKCTFDTSENTQARNKYFINSGDKIRFFFEKEALDNEGNLLVDKHRSLNKVGHALHELSPPFKRVSCSKKVQDIARNLDFKKPVIVQSMYIFKPPHFGGEVTAHQDGIFLHTDPLKLIGYWIALENAEIDNGCLYFIPGSHSRDIKTRMVMDADGGATVFQGEPYPMRVPDEDFIPVPVKAGSLIIIDAKVVHKSSKNTSDRSRHIYTFHVAESEKTEWSKENWLQPTPEMPFPQLYTQD
- the LOC129278258 gene encoding phytanoyl-CoA dioxygenase domain-containing protein 1-like isoform X2, translated to MASQEERKQFEKDGFLVVENFLTKEEVESLKSECHDIVQKMDPKQHAKCTFDTSENTQARNKYFINSGDKIRFFFEKEALDNEGNLLVDKHRSLNKVGHALHELSPPFKRVSCSKKVQDIARNLDFKKPVIVQSMYIFKPPHFGGEVTAHQDGIFLHTDPLKLIGYWIALENAEIDNGCLYFIPGSHSRDIKTRMVMDADGGATVFQGEPYPMRVPDEDFIPVPVKAGSLIIIDAKVVHKSSKNTSDRSRHIYTFHVAESEKTEWSKENWLQPTPEMPFPQLYTQD